From Erigeron canadensis isolate Cc75 chromosome 5, C_canadensis_v1, whole genome shotgun sequence:
attagtgtgaaaaaaatatggaggtgccacataggataaatcccatgtggcatgtttagagataattttaatttgagttggatgactttaaaaagttaggataactattgtttttattatgtatagatatagatatagatatagatagatatagatatatatatatatatatatttaaaatatatgtataattatattatattatttaatgaaaatctattagtgtgaaaaaaatatggaggtgccaagtaggataaatcctatgtgatatgtttagagataattttaatttgaggtgaatgactttaaaaagtcaggataactattgttttattatgtatatagatatagatatatatctttGTTTGGCAGACAAAgatataatattttatgttacCTATTCTTTAAGGCTACAAAGAGAATTAAAAGGAGATTATGGGATTTtcttattttagtttttgtgtGACGATTGTTGCCTCTTTATCATGAAATGAAgaataaaaagatgaaaatagATTCATGTTGGTAAATGATTTGTGTTCTGAAACAAAAGGTTGTATTACCAAATAATCTTACGAAGAAGTTAGGGGGTTGAAAAGAGAAAACAAATCTAAGTGACAATATAAGATAGGGAGAAAACTAATCACACATTATGTTATTTAaccttaatgaattaactttaattaatatgttatgACATGGAAAAGCCATATAAGGTGCCACATAAGTTAGTAAAGAaaatgtttgtaatttgttagtTATCATAGCATTTGGAAAACATTCAATTTACCAGTAAATTCTTCTTGTTTCCAAACACATCATTTTCCACCGTTCTATACTTAGAGCAGGTTCAGCCATATAGTCTGTACGCTCTACTGCTCtagtaatgaaaatgaaaagagaTTTTTTTATCTGAATCAATTTAGATTTACATTATACGCAACAAAAGCAACCGCTACACTTATTAGCCCATGTATCTGGAGAAGACAAGTTAGTTGGCATGCATGCAGCACAAAGGATTGGTGGGTCAAACTGCCTATTAATTGGTACCCAACCAGAACACGAACAGTATAAATTAACACACaaattaacatgtttaaaactaaaagttagATTACCCATACATATCCAAATCCATATTCTGGGTACATTATCTAATTATGTCTCAAAATCAACTAAGCAGCTACATTTATGTAAATCGGAGCCCAGCCTTCAATCTCTCTATCCATTGGCCCATGGAATTAGTATGTAACTTAACCTGCAGGGTCAATTCCGAAACTGAGCAGCTgctatcataaaaataaaactgcAACTTTAAATGTTTTCATATAATACAATAACAAATTACTTTCGAGTTTCGACAGAATTCAAAACCTAGCTTTATAAGAAAACTTACAAAGTAACAAGTTTAATTAACAAACTGTTAACTCTAGCTCATTTATATTGAAACTATACTGTGGGTTTGTATTGTAGCAGGTCGCATTTATCAAAATAGTGTAGGATTTCTATCTGTCAAGTAAAACAGAAAAAAAGCAATTGGCCGGTTTGAAGTGACTTTTGTAAAAGCCTACTTTAGGATGGCTTTTGATCACATATGGGTTGTAAACCGGCCGGTGGACACAACCACTAACCAGTTTATTAAATGAGTTGTGTTTaagttaaaattttcaaatgaattgcTGGGTTGGGGAATCCTAACCCGCCAACCCTCAACCTGGATTGTCACCCATACACATGGGTAGCTCAACAGTACTATAGGACTAGGCAATCGCTTTAGGCCCCTATAAATTTAGAGGcctcaatattttgtatattaacCTTAAAGGTTGAATTTTGGatgaaatatcattatataatttgcattacaTTAACACTTTTACGGGTTTTTGTTTACTTTGATATATATGCTAATGAACTAGGCCCCCAAAATTACTGACGGCCCCTAAAAACCTTAAGTCCCATACATCTAGACAACATTcacagagaaaaaaaaaagcacccCTAGACACGATATTTTCACATAAAGgagtaattaattaagttgttgAAGTACCAGAGAGCTGCTGCTTTTTTGTGGGTTCACGCTGAAACCCTGAGATATCCACCCTAAACACGTCAAATTTATCAAGCCAGCCTCTTAACTCTGCATCAGCGTAGTTTCCTTTGGGCAACTGCTTCTTGACTATCCTACGATCCGGGTCGCGGCGATACATATAAGACAGCTCAAGAATCGAGTTATCGACGATTTTATACTGGACATCTTTTTCACGAACACGCTTTTCCAGCTTAAAACAATATCTCACATGATCCTCACGGTCTATATCAGGGTCTGGTCTACAGTATGGGACCACGAAATTTTCTAGGCTGCCAAAAAATCCTATAATCACCGCAGGCACCACTGGAAACGAGATACTTATCGAATCAATATAtcgagatatatatatatatatatatatatatatatatatatatatatatatgaagtaatTAACGAGATTAATATGTAAGTAGaaaggaataaataaataaaaaaaaaaaacttactgaTCCAAGCATAATACTTTTCTGGTAAAAGAATATCACGTTTCTTATAGTAGTGGTGCTTATCGTAGTCTGGAGTACCAGGCAACGAAAAGAAATTCCTTCGAGTTGTTGTTGCAGATATTGTCAATGATAATACAGAGAACAAGATtgtttatatgaatatattgtGAATTGTCTTTCTTGTATGTTACATTCACACGAAGAGCCCCTATTTATACTATCAAATACAAGTTTAAATATAGAAACAATAATGGACAATTGGCTGGCTTTCCTTGATCTTTGCTGTGTAATTGATGGTGATTATTCTTGTAAATGGGGAAATGATGTAAATAGCTGATCCCGCAATCCTTTCCAttctaacactccccctcaagttgaagaGTGGGATTGCCGAAATTCAACTTGCTCAGAAACTCCTGAAGTGTTTTCGTACTCACGGCTTTGGTTAGAATATCTGCTAACTGATCTTGAGATTTGACAAATGGTAGCTCAATAATGCCAGCTTCAAGTTTTTCCTTGATAAAGTGTTTGTCGATTTCTACATGTTTGGTTCTATCATGTTGGACGGGATTCTCAGAAATCTGAATTGCAGCTTCATTATCACACATGACTCGAACACTCCTTTTTGGAGGAAACCCGACTTCTGTCAAGAGTTTTCTTATCCATAAAATTTCTGCAACTCCTTTGGCTATTCCTCTAAATTCAGCTTCAGCACTTGATAGAGCAACTACTTTTTGTTTCTTACTTCGCCATGTGACAAGGTTCCCTCCTACGAGGGAAAAATATCCAGAGGTCGACCGTCGGTTTCCTTTGTCTCCAGCCCAATCTGCATCTGTGTATACTTGAACGTTCAAATGACCATTCGGCTTAAACAACACCCCGTGGCCAGGTGTTCCTTTTAGATATCTAATGATTCTAAATACTGCATCCATGTGAGCTTCTTGAGGTTGGTGCATGAATTGACTTACTATTCCAACGGCATATGCAATATCTGGACGAGTGTGCGAGAGATATATCAATTTTGCCACAATTCGTTGATACCTTTCTCTATCAGCCGTTTTTGCTTCTGCTTCCATATACAACTTCTGGTTGACAATCATTGGAGTTTCAGTTGGTTTGCAATCAATCATCCCTGTTTCAGCAAGTAGATCTAGAATGTATTTCTTCTGACAGATGAAGATGCCGTGTTGTGATCTCAGAACTTCAATACCAAGAAAATACTTAAGTCTTCCCAgatctttcatttcaaattctctGAACAACCCTTCTTTTAGCCGTTTTATTTCTTGTTCATCATCTCCTGTGATAATCATATCGTCAACATAAATTATGAGACACGTCACATGTTCTCCATTACGCTTTAAAAACAGAGTATGATCTGAGTTGCTTTGTTTGAATCCATACTTCTTCATTGCTAAGGTAAACCGACCAAACCAGGCTCTGGGAGATTG
This genomic window contains:
- the LOC122600927 gene encoding uncharacterized protein LOC122600927; protein product: MVPAVIIGFFGSLENFVVPYCRPDPDIDREDHVRYCFKLEKRVREKDVQYKIVDNSILELSYMYRRDPDRRIVKKQLPKGNYADAELRGWLDKFDVFRVDISGFQREPTKKQQLSG